A genomic stretch from Mya arenaria isolate MELC-2E11 chromosome 10, ASM2691426v1 includes:
- the LOC128206354 gene encoding D(2) dopamine receptor A-like, whose protein sequence is MDNTSTPASFMTVEKLNDIEKAYYLPLVIFLIVLMIIGIIGNLFVVCIFKKKFKRSSARIYIIALAMADMSVCVVGIPYHVLDLTWILTYTHTPVCKLLSFLVSSCTLSSIFILLVVGLNRYLKVCRPLKYQIRDFGDRKACLIAVVLATISSIPNGFLYGTSSVYEYMESYNITGVECFIDDAYLDSPLGIGYMGYKMLLFLLSVGFLVVIYGLIGRTIYQHDRMAITLERSAYRCFCCRVDNDNDDDMDYCEDGNDLDEIRMSALDVKHNTVRRSTEHPMDNDLDDLDGDASKNSPDASKNSPDTSSKPVNKKHGQSIVKQSKDKKDKHKKQLRETMIRHSPPGQKAKEKTTRKITLMMMTITVIFIVTFLPFIIISFLDSMDEAFWLYLSYPEAILYDFLLRLYLVNNIANPFIYSFWDKKFRKEFVMFLMRLYCCKKTREREHD, encoded by the coding sequence ATGGATAACACGTCAACTCCTGCCAGCTTTATGACCGTTGAAAAGCTGAATGACATTGAAAAGGCTTACTATTTACCACTTGTTATATTTCTAATTGTTCTAATGATTATCGGAATAATAGGAAACCTGTTTGTggtttgtattttcaaaaagaaattcaAGCGTTCCAGTGCGCGGATATATATCATAGCTCTGGCAATGGCGGACATGTCTGTGTGTGTGGTGGGGATACCTTACCACGTGCTGGACCTCACGTGGATTCTCACGTACACTCACACGCCCGTGTGTAAGCTGCTCAGTTTCCTGGTGAGCTCCTGCACCCTCAGTTCCATCTTCATCCTGCTGGTCGTAGGCCTTAACCGCTACCTGAAGGTCTGCAGGCCTCTAAAGTATCAAATCCGGGACTTTGGTGACCGGAAGGCCTGTTTGATTGCCGTTGTCCTGGCAACCATTAGTTCTATTCCAAACGGGTTCTTGTACGGCACCTCGTCCGTGTACGAGTATATGGAGTCTTACAACATCACTGGCGTCGAGTGCTTCATCGATGATGCCTATCTTGATTCACCGCTGGGCATTGGTTACATGGGTTATAAGATGCTCCTATTTTTACTGTCGGTGGGTTTTCTCGTGGTAATATATGGGCTCATAGGTCGAACAATTTACCAGCATGACCGGATGGCCATAACGCTTGAAAGGTCCGCATACCGGTGCTTCTGTTGTAGAGtagataatgataatgatgacgaCATGGATTATTGCGAGGATGGAAATGACTTAGATGAAATAAGAATGTCAGCACTTGACGTCAAGCACAACACTGTTCGTCGTTCCACGGAACATCCCATGGACAATGACCTTGATGACCTTGATGGAGATGCGTCTAAAAATAGCCCAGATGCGTCTAAAAATAGTCCAGATACGAGTAGCAAACCAGTAAACAAGAAGCATGGGCAGAGCATTGTCAAGCAGAGCAAGGATAAGAAGGACAAACATAAGAAACAGTTGAGGGAGACAATGATCAGACATTCTCCCCCCGGACAAAAAGCTAAGGAGAAGACTACGAGGAAGATAACTCTAATGATGATGACTATAACGGTGAtatttatagtaacattttTACCTTTCATCATTATATCATTTCTTGATTCAATGGACGAGGCGTTCTGGCTCTACCTTAGCTACCCGGAAGCAATACTTTACGACTTCCTTCTAAGACTTTACTTGGTCAACAATATTGCAAACCCGTTTATATACAGTTTTTGGGACAAAAAGTTCAGGAAAGAGTTTGTTATGTTCTTGATGAGGctgtattgttgtaaaaaaacgCGGGAACGGGAGCACGACTAG